Proteins found in one Paenibacillus borealis genomic segment:
- the spoVAC gene encoding stage V sporulation protein AC, giving the protein MRLDTLTPQGYQELAKPYVPSRPVFKNCVRAFLSGGLICVLGQGIQEAFMAIFDMTSREAASPTVAIMILLSVILTSFGVYDKLAQWCGAGTAVPVTGFANSMCSAALEHRAEGLVLGVGGNMFKLAGSVIVFGVVAAFVVGVVYAVMGWGGAH; this is encoded by the coding sequence CTGCGGCTTGATACTTTGACCCCTCAGGGTTATCAGGAATTGGCCAAGCCTTATGTGCCATCCCGTCCTGTATTCAAGAATTGTGTGCGAGCCTTCCTATCCGGCGGCTTGATCTGTGTGCTTGGACAAGGCATCCAGGAAGCATTCATGGCAATATTCGATATGACTTCCCGCGAAGCAGCAAGCCCGACGGTAGCCATTATGATTCTGCTCTCTGTCATTCTGACCAGCTTCGGTGTCTATGACAAGCTGGCCCAGTGGTGCGGTGCAGGTACAGCGGTGCCCGTTACAGGGTTCGCCAACAGTATGTGCTCCGCTGCTCTTGAACACCGGGCTGAAGGACTAGTGCTCGGTGTCGGCGGCAATATGTTCAAGCTGGCCGGCTCTGTCATTGTTTTTGGTGTCGTTGCCGCATTTGTTGTAGGTGTGGTATATGCCGTTATGGGCTGGGGAGGTGCACATTAA
- a CDS encoding PTS mannitol transporter subunit IICB has protein sequence MATTATQQTSSGGARVRVQQFGRMLSGMVMPNIGAFIAWGLITALFIPTGWLPNESLAALVDPMIKYLLPLLIGYTGGQMVHGKRGGVIGAVVTMGVIVGSSIPMFLGAMLVGPLAGWVLKQFDKAVDGKIKAGFEMLVNNFSLGIIGGLLSVGALKGIGPLVEGLTNILSNGVEFLVNHNLLPLINIIIEPAKVLFLNNAINHGVLGPIALEQSQRVGKSILFMLESNPGPGLGILLAYWLVGKGSAKSSAPGAIIIHFLGGIHEIYFPYILMNPRLILAVIGGGVSGTFTFQMLGAGLVASPSPGSIFAYFAMTPKGGYLPMLAGVIVATVVSFALAALLLKTVKKNDEEEMDIEEAAAKVKDMKSAGTAAQTAATATTVAANVRTKANVNKIVFACDAGMGSSAMGASVLRKKLQGAGVNITVVNSAVSEIPADADIVVTQKTLTDRAIAVNPNAEHISIDNFLKSPKYDELVERLK, from the coding sequence ATGGCCACAACGGCAACTCAGCAAACTTCATCCGGTGGTGCACGGGTTAGAGTCCAGCAATTCGGACGCATGCTCAGCGGTATGGTTATGCCGAATATCGGCGCATTCATCGCATGGGGGTTAATTACAGCATTATTTATTCCAACAGGCTGGCTTCCAAATGAAAGCCTTGCAGCTCTGGTTGATCCAATGATCAAATATTTGCTTCCGCTGCTGATCGGATATACCGGCGGGCAGATGGTTCACGGCAAACGCGGCGGTGTTATCGGGGCAGTAGTTACAATGGGGGTTATTGTCGGATCATCTATTCCGATGTTCCTTGGAGCTATGCTGGTCGGTCCTCTGGCTGGCTGGGTATTGAAGCAATTTGACAAAGCGGTTGACGGCAAAATTAAAGCCGGCTTCGAAATGCTTGTTAATAACTTCTCACTCGGTATTATCGGTGGCTTATTATCCGTCGGAGCTCTTAAAGGTATCGGACCTCTGGTTGAAGGCTTGACCAACATCTTGTCTAATGGCGTTGAGTTCCTGGTAAATCATAATCTGCTGCCGCTCATCAATATTATCATTGAGCCAGCCAAAGTATTGTTCCTGAACAATGCTATCAATCATGGTGTACTTGGACCAATCGCGCTTGAACAATCACAACGGGTAGGCAAATCTATTCTATTCATGCTTGAATCGAACCCTGGTCCAGGTCTTGGTATCCTGCTTGCTTACTGGCTTGTTGGTAAAGGCTCTGCTAAATCTTCCGCACCGGGCGCAATCATCATTCACTTCCTGGGCGGTATTCATGAAATCTACTTCCCTTACATCCTGATGAACCCGCGTCTGATCCTTGCCGTTATCGGTGGTGGTGTATCCGGTACATTCACCTTCCAGATGCTGGGTGCAGGTCTCGTAGCTTCTCCTTCTCCAGGTAGTATCTTTGCATACTTCGCGATGACACCTAAGGGTGGATATCTTCCAATGCTGGCCGGGGTTATCGTTGCCACCGTCGTGTCCTTCGCTCTTGCGGCCCTGTTGCTGAAGACTGTTAAGAAGAACGACGAAGAAGAAATGGATATTGAGGAAGCAGCAGCCAAGGTTAAAGACATGAAATCCGCCGGAACTGCAGCTCAAACTGCGGCAACTGCAACTACTGTAGCTGCTAATGTACGCACTAAAGCCAATGTGAACAAAATCGTCTTCGCTTGTGATGCAGGGATGGGTTCCAGTGCGATGGGCGCTTCCGTACTGCGCAAGAAACTGCAAGGCGCAGGGGTTAACATTACGGTTGTGAACTCTGCTGTCAGTGAAATTCCTGCGGATGCCGACATCGTAGTTACCCAGAAGACACTTACTGACCGTGCCATTGCCGTGAATCCAAACGCAGAGCACATCTCGATCGACAACTTCCTGAAGAGCCCGAAATACGATGAGCTCGTGGAACGTTTGAAGTAA
- a CDS encoding M42 family metallopeptidase, with amino-acid sequence MNPETLDLFKTLTEFPSAPGFERELRAYVKEAMTPYTDEFVQDRLGSLFGVLRGEANGPKIMVAGHLDEVGFMVTGITDNGMIRFTPLGGWLASAVASQRLQIITPKGTLNGVVGSTPIHLLSAEERGKTGDIGKMYIDIGADSREEAQSFGVAPGQQVVPVCPFTPLANPKKIMAKAWDNRYGVGLAIELMKELHGKKLPNTVYSGATVQEEVGLRGARTAANLLQPDIFFGLDASAAADMTGDRQAFGHLGQGALLRIFDPTMITHRGLIEYVQDTADTHRIKYQYFVSQGGTDAGQVHVSGIGIPSAVIGICSRYIHTATSIIHSDDYAAAKELLVKLVEGLDRTTLQTILENS; translated from the coding sequence ATGAATCCAGAAACACTCGACTTGTTCAAAACATTGACTGAATTCCCTTCGGCCCCCGGCTTCGAGCGCGAATTGCGCGCTTATGTCAAGGAGGCGATGACACCTTACACCGATGAATTCGTGCAGGACCGCCTGGGCAGCCTGTTCGGCGTGCTGCGCGGTGAGGCGAACGGCCCCAAGATCATGGTCGCCGGACATCTGGATGAAGTGGGATTCATGGTTACCGGCATCACGGATAACGGCATGATCCGTTTCACGCCGCTGGGCGGATGGCTTGCCTCGGCTGTGGCTTCACAGCGGCTGCAGATTATCACCCCGAAAGGAACGCTGAATGGCGTTGTCGGCAGCACACCGATCCACTTGCTTAGCGCGGAGGAGCGGGGCAAGACCGGCGATATCGGCAAAATGTACATAGATATCGGTGCGGACAGCCGCGAGGAAGCGCAGAGCTTCGGCGTTGCTCCGGGGCAGCAGGTTGTGCCGGTCTGTCCGTTCACACCGCTGGCCAATCCGAAGAAGATTATGGCTAAAGCCTGGGACAACCGCTATGGCGTAGGTCTGGCGATTGAATTAATGAAGGAATTGCATGGCAAAAAATTGCCGAATACCGTCTATTCCGGCGCCACCGTCCAGGAAGAAGTCGGACTGCGCGGTGCGCGGACCGCGGCCAATCTGCTTCAGCCGGATATTTTCTTCGGCCTGGATGCCAGTGCCGCCGCCGATATGACCGGCGACCGCCAGGCCTTCGGCCATCTGGGTCAGGGTGCTCTGCTGCGCATCTTCGATCCTACGATGATTACGCACCGCGGGCTGATTGAGTACGTTCAGGATACAGCGGACACTCACCGGATTAAATACCAGTATTTCGTCTCCCAGGGGGGAACGGATGCCGGTCAGGTGCATGTCAGCGGAATCGGCATTCCTTCAGCGGTTATCGGGATCTGTTCACGTTATATCCATACGGCTACTTCCATTATTCATAGCGACGATTATGCAGCGGCCAAGGAGCTGCTGGTCAAGCTGGTTGAAGGCCTGGACCGCACTACACTGCAGACGATTCTGGAGAACAGCTAA
- the spoVAD gene encoding stage V sporulation protein AD, giving the protein MKQLGSQTWKFTNRPVILGSSAVVGPEEGEGPLASSFDFIYDSLEMGEKTWEKAERALFEKASKLALMNANLEQEKLEFFVGGDLMNQIISSSFAARKLGVPYLGVFGACSTSMESLAIASMIVDSGGGKYALAGTSSHNCTVEKQFRYPTEYGSQKPPTAQYTVTGSGCAVVGVNDGTVKGPYVVSATLGRIMDLGLKDPFNMGTAMAPAAVDTITAHFRDTGLSPGHYDLIVTGDLASVGLPIAKELLAKEGIPMEQTVFNDCGLMIYDLDKQKYVIAGGSGCGCSAVVTYGHILSRLKKGELKRVLIVATGALLSPLSYQQGESIPCVAHAVALESGGEEA; this is encoded by the coding sequence ATGAAGCAGCTCGGCAGTCAGACTTGGAAATTCACGAACCGTCCGGTCATTCTCGGCTCCTCCGCAGTGGTAGGCCCGGAAGAGGGAGAGGGCCCGCTTGCTTCAAGCTTTGATTTTATCTACGATTCACTGGAAATGGGCGAGAAGACATGGGAGAAGGCAGAACGTGCGTTGTTCGAAAAAGCCTCCAAGCTCGCGCTCATGAACGCGAATCTGGAGCAGGAGAAGCTGGAGTTCTTTGTCGGCGGTGATCTGATGAATCAGATCATCAGCAGCTCCTTCGCCGCGCGGAAGCTCGGCGTGCCTTATCTTGGCGTATTCGGCGCCTGCTCCACCTCCATGGAGAGTCTGGCTATCGCCTCCATGATTGTCGACTCCGGCGGCGGCAAGTATGCGCTGGCAGGCACATCAAGCCATAACTGTACCGTGGAGAAACAATTCCGCTATCCTACAGAGTATGGCTCACAGAAACCGCCAACGGCCCAATATACCGTTACCGGCTCAGGCTGTGCAGTGGTTGGTGTCAATGATGGTACTGTAAAAGGCCCGTATGTCGTGTCTGCTACGCTCGGGCGCATCATGGACCTTGGGCTGAAGGATCCGTTCAATATGGGAACCGCCATGGCCCCGGCCGCTGTGGATACGATTACTGCACATTTCAGGGATACAGGGCTATCACCCGGCCATTACGATCTGATCGTGACGGGAGACCTTGCTTCGGTGGGGCTGCCGATTGCCAAAGAACTGCTGGCCAAAGAAGGGATTCCTATGGAGCAGACAGTGTTCAATGACTGCGGCCTCATGATCTATGACCTGGACAAGCAGAAATATGTTATTGCCGGAGGGAGCGGCTGCGGCTGCTCGGCTGTTGTGACCTACGGCCATATTCTGAGCCGGCTGAAAAAGGGTGAATTGAAGCGGGTGCTGATTGTGGCAACCGGAGCACTGCTGTCCCCGCTGTCTTATCAGCAGGGGGAGAGCATACCGTGTGTGGCCCATGCGGTAGCCCTGGAGAGCGGAGGTGAAGAAGCATGA
- the spoVAE gene encoding stage V sporulation protein AE, translating into MIYLWAFLVGGAICVIGQLMFDVLKLTPAHTMSTLVVLGAVADAFGIYDPLVKFAGAGASIPITSFGNSLVHGALTELERDGWVGVVTGIFDVTSAGISSAIVFSFLAALVVRPKG; encoded by the coding sequence ATGATTTATTTGTGGGCTTTTCTGGTCGGCGGCGCCATCTGTGTCATCGGCCAGCTGATGTTCGATGTGCTTAAGCTGACCCCAGCTCATACTATGAGTACGCTGGTCGTACTCGGTGCGGTAGCCGATGCCTTCGGGATCTATGATCCGCTGGTGAAATTCGCCGGAGCCGGAGCGAGCATTCCGATTACCAGCTTCGGTAATTCCCTGGTGCATGGCGCACTCACGGAGCTGGAGCGCGATGGGTGGGTCGGGGTTGTCACGGGGATCTTCGACGTGACTAGTGCGGGGATATCATCCGCAATTGTTTTCTCATTCCTGGCGGCGCTTGTCGTCCGGCCGAAGGGATAG
- a CDS encoding mannitol-1-phosphate 5-dehydrogenase, which translates to MKAVHFGAGNIGRGFIGLLLSQAGYQVTFVDVNEAFVSQLQERGEYPVTLASDGQETVIVKNVTALSSVTHGEEVAAAIAEADLVTTAVGVSILKHIAGVLADGISRRVAVSSAPLHVIACENAIGGSAQLKELVYAKLDEAARAKADASVAFPNAAVDRIVPLQQHEDILKVVVEPFYEWVVDSSQMIPGYTPVEGVHYVDNLEPYIERKLFTVNTGHCSAAYLGFLRGYETIQQAMADEALTAQVREVLEETGAVLIQKHGFDQAEHSKYIDKILERFRNPALTDEVSRVGRSPLRKLSPNDRLVSPALQAYDRGLSYAALTRSMAGAMLFKVSDDPEAVDLQAAIAELGAEAALAKYTGIAADHPVHKSAMEQYAKLK; encoded by the coding sequence ATGAAGGCTGTCCATTTCGGCGCGGGCAACATCGGCAGAGGTTTCATCGGACTGCTGCTGTCGCAGGCAGGGTATCAAGTAACTTTCGTGGATGTAAATGAGGCGTTTGTATCCCAGCTTCAGGAGCGCGGCGAGTATCCGGTAACGCTGGCCAGCGATGGTCAGGAAACGGTAATCGTCAAAAATGTAACTGCACTCAGCAGCGTAACTCACGGTGAAGAAGTTGCAGCTGCCATTGCTGAAGCCGATCTGGTTACCACCGCTGTCGGCGTGTCGATTCTGAAGCATATTGCAGGTGTGCTGGCTGATGGCATCAGCAGACGGGTAGCGGTCTCTTCCGCACCGCTGCATGTAATTGCCTGCGAGAACGCGATTGGCGGCAGTGCCCAGCTCAAAGAGCTGGTCTATGCCAAGCTTGATGAAGCAGCCCGCGCCAAAGCGGACGCTTCTGTTGCCTTCCCGAACGCGGCTGTGGACCGGATTGTTCCGCTGCAGCAGCATGAGGATATTCTGAAGGTGGTCGTAGAGCCATTCTATGAGTGGGTCGTAGATTCCTCCCAGATGATCCCGGGCTATACACCGGTTGAAGGTGTGCACTACGTGGATAACCTGGAGCCTTATATCGAGCGTAAATTGTTCACTGTTAATACAGGACACTGCTCCGCAGCTTATCTTGGCTTCCTGCGCGGGTACGAAACCATCCAGCAGGCTATGGCGGATGAAGCTTTGACTGCACAGGTCCGTGAAGTGCTGGAAGAAACGGGTGCGGTGCTGATTCAGAAGCATGGCTTCGATCAGGCAGAACACAGCAAGTATATCGACAAAATCCTTGAGCGCTTCCGCAATCCGGCGCTGACCGATGAAGTGTCACGTGTAGGCCGTTCGCCGCTGCGCAAGCTGTCGCCGAATGACCGTCTGGTGTCTCCTGCTCTGCAGGCATACGACAGAGGGCTCAGCTATGCTGCCCTGACCCGCTCTATGGCCGGCGCGATGCTGTTCAAGGTCAGTGATGACCCGGAAGCAGTGGATCTGCAGGCAGCGATTGCCGAGCTTGGCGCAGAAGCAGCCCTGGCGAAATATACCGGCATTGCTGCTGATCATCCGGTTCATAAGTCCGCGATGGAGCAATATGCGAAGCTGAAATAA
- a CDS encoding PTS sugar transporter subunit IIA translates to MSILSENKVIMHGAAKDKYEAITMAGKLLVDAGHVTEEYIPKMLEREEVVSTYMGGGLAIPHGTKEARPFIKSTGLSVIRFPDGVDFGGDEPAFVVIGIAAAGDGHMEVLTNVAMIFTEDDAIERVMNAPTAADVIAIFEGGME, encoded by the coding sequence ATGAGTATACTGTCAGAGAATAAAGTAATTATGCACGGTGCCGCTAAAGATAAATACGAAGCGATCACTATGGCGGGTAAGCTGCTTGTCGATGCAGGACATGTAACCGAAGAATATATTCCCAAGATGCTGGAGCGCGAGGAAGTGGTGTCGACATATATGGGCGGAGGGCTTGCTATCCCCCACGGTACCAAGGAAGCCCGGCCGTTCATCAAATCCACAGGGCTGTCTGTAATCCGTTTTCCGGACGGTGTGGATTTCGGCGGGGATGAGCCGGCATTTGTAGTGATCGGTATTGCCGCCGCAGGCGACGGGCATATGGAGGTCCTGACCAACGTGGCGATGATTTTCACAGAAGATGATGCCATTGAGCGCGTAATGAATGCTCCAACTGCCGCTGATGTGATCGCGATCTTCGAAGGAGGCATGGAATAA
- a CDS encoding aldo/keto reductase, whose amino-acid sequence MSKPVSDKILLPDGAMLPRLGLGTWFMGEHAANRAEEIAALRLGVELGMNLIDTAEMYGEGRSEELVGEAVKGIRDDVFLVSKVYPHNAAGAGLIRSCEASLKRLGTDHLDLYLLHWRGTIPLEETVEGMEALVASGKIARWGVSNFDTPDMQELLRIPGGNHCAVNQVLYHLGSRGIEHELLPWLSGHKIPVMAYSPLAQAGTLRKGLTENETVQRIARGHGATPLQILLAWSIREADVLAIPKAGTRQHVEENAAAGKLVLTSDELWQLDDAFPQPSWKVPLDMI is encoded by the coding sequence ATGAGCAAACCTGTATCTGATAAAATCCTTCTGCCGGACGGAGCTATGTTGCCCAGACTGGGTCTTGGAACCTGGTTCATGGGCGAGCATGCAGCGAACCGGGCTGAAGAAATTGCAGCTCTGCGCCTTGGCGTAGAGCTGGGAATGAATCTGATTGATACCGCTGAGATGTATGGGGAGGGCCGCTCCGAGGAGCTTGTCGGTGAAGCGGTGAAAGGAATCCGCGATGACGTATTCCTCGTTTCCAAGGTTTATCCGCATAATGCTGCAGGAGCCGGACTAATCCGCAGCTGTGAAGCAAGCCTGAAGCGGCTGGGCACCGATCATCTGGATCTGTACCTGCTGCACTGGCGGGGGACCATCCCGCTGGAGGAGACTGTAGAGGGAATGGAGGCACTGGTGGCTTCCGGCAAAATCGCCCGCTGGGGCGTATCCAATTTCGATACACCCGACATGCAGGAGCTGCTGCGCATTCCCGGCGGCAATCATTGCGCTGTGAATCAGGTGCTCTACCATCTCGGCTCCAGAGGCATCGAGCATGAGCTCCTGCCATGGCTGAGCGGTCACAAGATTCCGGTAATGGCCTATTCTCCGCTGGCCCAGGCGGGAACGCTGAGAAAAGGATTGACGGAGAATGAAACCGTGCAGAGGATTGCCCGGGGCCATGGAGCGACTCCGCTGCAGATTCTGCTCGCCTGGAGCATCCGTGAAGCGGATGTGCTGGCGATTCCCAAGGCGGGCACCCGCCAGCATGTGGAAGAGAATGCGGCCGCCGGCAAGCTTGTGCTTACGTCAGATGAGCTGTGGCAGCTGGACGATGCTTTTCCGCAGCCGTCGTGGAAGGTTCCGCTGGATATGATTTGA
- a CDS encoding AAA family ATPase, translated as MPVRQESTQIMNAVRTNLESCILGKSFEIELLLTALLAGGHVLIEDVPGTGKTQLIRALSRSMSGEYRRIQCNPDILPSDITGVSVYHPRDEMFHFRPGPVMTNILLADEINRATTKTQSALLEVMEERNVTVDGETYPLPHPFMLCATQNPIDFEGTYTLPEAQLDRFMLRISLGYPDAETEKNLLITHQQGQPVDKLVPVTGMDTIAAIQEEIRDVYISDPVLNYLLDVVRQTREHPLVLLGASPRASLSFMMACKAYAFLQGRDYVLPDDVKTLTPYALGHRILLRPESRLDNVSVDSLLQKLLQSIHVPVTMRQ; from the coding sequence ATGCCCGTACGTCAAGAATCTACGCAAATTATGAACGCTGTCCGCACTAATCTGGAATCCTGTATACTCGGTAAAAGCTTCGAAATCGAACTGCTGCTCACGGCACTCCTTGCCGGCGGACATGTCCTGATTGAGGATGTTCCGGGTACAGGCAAGACGCAGCTGATCCGGGCGTTATCCCGTTCCATGTCCGGTGAATACCGCCGGATTCAGTGCAATCCCGATATTCTTCCGAGTGATATTACCGGTGTATCCGTCTATCATCCGCGGGATGAGATGTTTCACTTCCGCCCGGGGCCGGTCATGACCAATATCCTGCTTGCCGATGAGATTAACCGGGCGACCACCAAGACCCAGTCCGCACTGCTTGAGGTCATGGAGGAGCGCAATGTGACGGTCGACGGGGAGACTTACCCTCTGCCGCATCCGTTCATGCTCTGCGCCACCCAGAATCCGATAGATTTCGAAGGCACGTATACGCTTCCTGAAGCCCAGCTGGACCGCTTCATGCTGCGGATCAGCCTGGGTTATCCCGATGCCGAGACCGAAAAGAATCTGCTGATTACCCATCAGCAGGGTCAACCGGTGGACAAGCTGGTTCCGGTTACTGGCATGGATACCATTGCCGCTATCCAGGAGGAGATCCGGGATGTTTATATCAGCGATCCGGTTCTGAACTATCTGCTGGATGTAGTCCGGCAGACGCGGGAGCACCCGCTTGTACTCCTGGGCGCCAGCCCCCGGGCATCCCTGTCGTTCATGATGGCATGCAAAGCTTATGCTTTCCTGCAAGGCCGCGATTATGTTCTGCCTGATGATGTGAAGACCCTTACCCCGTATGCGCTGGGACACCGCATTCTGCTGCGGCCGGAATCACGCCTTGATAATGTCAGCGTGGATTCCCTGCTGCAGAAGCTGCTGCAGAGCATTCATGTGCCTGTAACGATGAGGCAATAA
- a CDS encoding DMT family transporter, with protein sequence MAWVMLIAAGLCEMFGVAMIGKLHKNRNWQSAGLLVLGFGASFLLLSLAMESLPMGIAYAIWTGIGASGAAIMGMVFYGEARDPRRIFCIVLILGAVAGLKLIG encoded by the coding sequence ATGGCATGGGTAATGTTGATTGCCGCCGGGTTATGTGAGATGTTTGGGGTGGCGATGATTGGCAAGCTGCATAAGAACCGCAACTGGCAGTCTGCAGGTCTGCTTGTGCTGGGTTTTGGTGCAAGCTTCCTGCTGCTTTCACTGGCGATGGAGAGCCTGCCGATGGGGATAGCTTACGCAATCTGGACAGGGATTGGCGCGTCTGGAGCGGCGATTATGGGTATGGTGTTCTATGGTGAGGCCCGCGATCCGCGGCGTATTTTTTGCATCGTGCTGATTCTGGGAGCTGTAGCCGGGCTGAAGCTGATCGGCTGA
- a CDS encoding BglG family transcription antiterminator encodes MRKITARQRQIIWLLLGVSGEITAAEIAEATGVSVRTVHREMEDIESALKNFGLNLIKKSGKGIQLSGPEAGLAELRLFLREEKPAEYSGEDRKVYELCALLEAEEPVKLFTLAHSLKVTVASVSYDLDELEQWVRKFGLELVRRRGYGVEITGSEIDKRRAIGRLAAEHLDLSDLVGHGTQTESNPVFRVLLSTVGKSNLMEVENTLWDMEWKWTAELPEIVYMEMLLGLAVTTRRIEIGRSIDSGEEAGYSRMSDHRNIAGAESFVQQLGAALGMEIPRVEVLYIAGLFDRVQDSFSSAGFAYGDIELMEIVYKLTESVVKRTGLPFQSDRSLREGLLEHIDPALKRIREGTRIRNPLLGPIRRDYEYLFNIVRASVEDMQLELEIPDEEIGFLVMHFGASVERLNQLRRNVRAILVCASGLSSSRLLATRLTKEMPQIEILGNISWYEAARLPDVDYDLIISTIDLPIDKERYIKISPLLTGEEIEKLLNYIQNTTLRERETGPLGEQDRTMRDEASLERLKSYKGILDEMVSLLERFRFHPIDNKGMDLSATLVEMLALLNGSGVIGDADIVLERLLERERMTSQVIPDTGLALFHTRSSHIHLSSLTLYRLRQPVILEGDTEVRVILLMLAPRRLSKESLEVLSEISALLLNSELVQLLEERTEPEIRGYLSSELLHFFQTKI; translated from the coding sequence ATGAGGAAAATTACCGCCAGACAGCGCCAGATCATATGGCTTCTGCTCGGAGTCAGCGGAGAAATTACGGCCGCTGAAATCGCCGAGGCTACCGGTGTGAGTGTAAGAACCGTTCACCGGGAGATGGAGGACATAGAGTCTGCGCTGAAGAATTTTGGTCTGAATCTGATCAAAAAATCGGGGAAAGGCATACAATTGAGCGGCCCGGAGGCCGGTCTTGCGGAGCTGCGCCTGTTTTTGCGGGAAGAGAAGCCGGCGGAGTATTCTGGAGAAGACCGCAAGGTGTATGAGCTCTGCGCCCTGCTGGAGGCGGAAGAGCCGGTGAAGCTGTTCACGCTCGCGCATTCACTCAAGGTGACTGTCGCCTCTGTAAGCTACGATCTGGACGAACTGGAACAATGGGTCCGTAAATTTGGCCTGGAGCTGGTCCGCAGAAGAGGCTACGGCGTTGAAATCACCGGCAGCGAGATCGATAAGCGCCGGGCGATTGGCCGGCTGGCCGCCGAGCATCTGGATCTGTCTGATCTGGTAGGCCATGGCACCCAGACTGAGAGCAACCCGGTCTTCCGTGTTCTGCTGTCTACGGTAGGGAAATCCAATCTCATGGAGGTAGAGAATACCCTGTGGGATATGGAATGGAAATGGACCGCCGAGCTTCCGGAGATTGTCTACATGGAAATGCTGCTGGGTCTTGCCGTAACGACCAGGCGGATCGAAATTGGCCGGAGCATTGACAGCGGAGAAGAAGCGGGTTATTCCAGAATGTCTGATCACCGCAACATTGCCGGAGCCGAGAGCTTTGTCCAGCAGCTCGGAGCGGCGCTTGGAATGGAAATTCCCCGGGTAGAGGTCTTGTATATCGCCGGATTATTCGACCGGGTACAGGATTCATTCTCTTCTGCAGGCTTTGCCTACGGCGATATCGAATTAATGGAGATCGTCTATAAGCTTACAGAGAGCGTGGTCAAGCGGACCGGGCTTCCCTTCCAGAGCGACCGTTCCCTGCGCGAAGGGCTGCTGGAGCATATCGATCCTGCCCTGAAGCGGATTAGGGAAGGCACCCGCATCCGCAATCCGCTGCTTGGACCGATCCGCCGGGATTATGAGTATCTGTTCAACATCGTCCGTGCCTCCGTAGAGGATATGCAGCTTGAGCTTGAAATTCCGGATGAAGAAATCGGATTTCTGGTGATGCATTTCGGGGCTTCCGTAGAGCGGCTTAATCAGCTAAGGCGTAATGTCAGAGCTATTCTGGTCTGTGCCAGCGGACTTAGCTCATCCCGTCTGCTGGCCACCCGGCTGACCAAAGAAATGCCGCAGATTGAGATTCTCGGCAATATTTCCTGGTATGAAGCCGCGCGGCTGCCGGATGTGGACTACGACCTGATTATTTCTACCATTGATCTGCCGATTGATAAGGAACGTTATATCAAAATCAGCCCCCTGCTCACAGGGGAAGAGATAGAGAAACTGCTGAATTATATCCAGAACACAACGCTGCGTGAGCGGGAAACAGGCCCATTAGGTGAGCAGGACCGGACTATGCGGGATGAAGCTTCACTTGAACGGCTGAAGAGCTACAAGGGGATTCTTGATGAAATGGTCAGCCTGCTGGAGCGGTTCCGGTTCCATCCGATTGACAACAAAGGTATGGATTTGTCTGCAACACTGGTGGAAATGCTGGCTCTGCTGAATGGAAGCGGCGTAATTGGGGATGCGGACATTGTGCTGGAGCGCCTGCTGGAGCGGGAGCGGATGACCAGCCAGGTGATCCCGGACACAGGGCTGGCGCTTTTCCATACCCGGAGCAGCCACATTCATCTGTCGTCGCTTACGTTGTACCGGCTGCGTCAGCCTGTGATTCTGGAGGGAGACACTGAGGTTAGAGTGATTCTGCTTATGCTGGCTCCGCGCAGACTGTCCAAGGAGAGTCTGGAGGTGCTCAGCGAGATCAGCGCTTTGCTGCTTAATTCCGAACTGGTACAATTGCTGGAGGAGCGTACGGAGCCTGAGATCCGGGGATATCTGTCCTCGGAGCTGCTTCATTTTTTCCAAACCAAAATTTAA